The nucleotide window CTGACAGAATTCGAGAACCGATTTAAATTAAATTTCTGGTTCATCCTCTTACAATGAAATGAAGCTAACACACCTTAAGAAACAAATTCATTACAATCGTGTAATGTACGCAACTGTATTACATTTACGTCATCTTCCCCACAGGTTGATTATTTTTATATATGATCGTGATGACATCTTTTATGTACCTAAGAAGGTAATTACACATGAATATATTAATTACGACCACTGCGTTTACAGCTTTATTTTGTGGGGCAGCTTTTGCTCTGCCCAGTGATATTTCCCATGAAGCACATCGATTCGTGAATAATGCCTCAGCCGTCAGTCATGTGAATTCATCGACGCATGAAAACTTGCCGGACAGGGTTAATAAAAACAACACGCCCTCATTCTCTGAAATGAATGAACATGAAAGGGCCATTGTTGCTCATTCATTTATGAACAACAGCGCGTCCTATGCACATCAAAAAATGATTGAGGAACATAAAAAATGCTGTCCGGCAGTGATGCAAATTCAAAGACCTCATCTTCTTCTTTTAACGAACTGAATGTCGGCGAGAAAGCCGCCCTCGTGCATGAGCAGGTCAATAATGCCGGTGCGGAAGCACATCAGACGCAGGCAAGAAAGCTTCGCGGACTGTATTCATCAAGGTAACTGCAGGCGGGTTATTGCTCAGCGTCGGGTGCGCAGCAGGGTTTTACTGGCGGGTTACGTAGCAGGACATGAGCCCCATATTGCTCTGCCGTAACCTGTTTCAGTCCCGTTAATCATCACCGTCGGGCTGGTCATACAGTTCCCAGAGCTTCAGGAACAAACGGGAAACAAGGTATGTTACAAAAATGCCGAACATCAACGGTGCTCCCGATTAACTGACGGATGACACGTCTCCTGAAAACCCCTAGCATACGCCGCAGTGTTCATGCTAACGGCGAATTCCAGCAAATGTATTCTACCGATATCGTAAAAGAAAATGCTTACCTTTCAGCCTCCCGCTCGGGGCTGGAATCGAACGAGATCGCTACCCTTCAGCGCTCTTTGCCTTCCCGGTTTAATCTTCGGCATTTGAAAAAAAATGAATCATTAAAACTCGTACTGCAAAAGAAAGCGGGAAAATCACGTGTAGTGACCTATAAATTTACGTCCGGTTCATTTAATTACACGGCGTATCGTATATCCGACAAAAAATTCTATAACCTTTCCGATACTTCCGGGAAAGGCAGTCTCGATTATCCGTTACCGGCCACAGCAAGACTCAGTTCACCTTTCAATCCTGCAAGACTTAACCCGGTATCGGGAAAAGTGAGTCCCCATAATGGCATTGATTATTCCATGCCCATGAACACTAAAATAGTCAGCGTCATCGACGGAAAAATCACCCGGACCGAATACAACAGTACCATGGGATATTTTGTTGAAGTAACGGGAAAAGCCGGTGTTAAAACTCGCTATCTCCACCTCAATAAAATACTCGTTACTAAAGGGGCCAGGGTTACCCGGGGAGGCGCTATTGCGTTATCCGGTAACAGCGGACGTTCATCCGGTCCTCATCTGCATTACGAGCTGGTCATCAATAACAATCCTGTTAACTCACTGGCGTTCCGGGCAGCGGCACCCGCTGATAACAAACTCGAACAGCATGCCTTTGCGCATGCCAGAGACTACGAACGATACCTGGACTGATAACGGGACCGCGACGCGGCCCCGTTTGCCGAATTAATTTTTTTTATCGTTCCCACCATCGTGATGTTGGTGATCTCCATGCCCGTGGAAAAGATGCATTAGCGGGCAGACCAGCAATAACAGATATGGCCAGTAACCTGCCACATGTGACCAGTGTTCGCGCAGGAGGGCAAAAGCCGCGATCGCGGCGACAGCAATAAGCGCATAGGTGGTACTTTTCATACTGGACTCCTTCTGTTCGTAACAGACCCTTCACTCAGAGTTATTTCCCGAGCCTGACACTTTTCAGACGCAACGCATTCACAATGACGCTGACGGAGGAAAGAGCCATGGCCGCTGCCGCAATAACTGGCGACAGCAGTATTCCATACACAGGATAAAGCAGACCTGCAGCCACAGGCACGCCAAGTGCGTTGTAGATAAATGCAAAAAACAGATTCTGTCGGATATTTTTCATGGTGATCTCTGACAGATGACGGGCCCTGTTCAGTATCATCAAGTCGCCTTTGAGAAGGGTGACTCCGGCACTTTCAATTGCCACATCTGTACCCGTTCCCATGGCTATACCCACGTCAGCCGCTGCCAGCGCCGGGGCATCATTCACACCGTCTCCGGCCATCGCAACCACATGGCCAGACGCTTTCAGTCGGGTTATCACTGCTTTTTTGCCATCCGGCAGAATTCCGGCTTCAACCTCATCTATTCCCAGTTTCCGTGCGACTGCTTCAGCAGTAAGCTGGTTATCCCCGGTGAGCATAACAATGCGGATCCCCGCCTGACGCAAAGCTTTAAGCGCATCCGGCGTGGTTGCTTTCACGGGATCCGAGATAGCTATCAGGCCTGCAAGGTGCCCGTCTGTGGCCACATAGATAACGGTAGCGCCTTCCATCCGCAACGTATCCGCAACGGCCTTTTGATTATCAATAACGATACTGTTTTCCTGCATAGCCAGTTCATTACCGATAACAACCCGTTGACCTTCGACATCGCCTGAGACACCTTTACCCGACGGCGCATCAAAATGAGTGACTGCGGGTATTGCGATCTCCTTTTCCTGTGCTGCTTTAACTACTGCCATACCCAGCGGATGTTGCGAGCCTTTTTCCACTGCGGCCGTTACACGTAAAAGAGATGTTTCCCCACCCGGATTGAGACTGATAATCCCTGTCACCGTAGGCGAACCTTCCGTGAGCGTGCCTGTTTTGTCGACAACCAGCGTGTCCACTTTTTCAAGACGCTCAAGGGCTTCGGCATTCCTGATTAACACCCCGGCCTGGGCTCCTTTGCCTACCCCCACCATTATCGACATCGGTGTGGCCAGCCCCAGTGCGCAGGGGCAGGCAATAATCAGGACCGACACAGCCGCAATCAGACCGTGCGCCATCCTGGGCTCGGGGCCCCAGACAGACCAGATCACGAAAGCAACAACCGCGATAAGTATCACCAGAGGAACAAACCAGCCTGAAACGCTGTCAGCCATTCTCTGGATGGGGGCACGCGAACGCTGTGCATCAGCGACCATCTGAACAATTCGTGAGAGCATCGTTTCATCACCGACTTTCTCTGCACGGATGATAAGACTACCTGTCTGATTAATCGTCCCCCCAATGACAGGGTCACCCTTCGTTTTGGTAACCGGCATAGACTCCCCGGTCACCATCGATTCATCAACGGTTGTTTTGCCTTCGATCACGATACCGTCGACCGGAATACTCTCTCCAGGTCTGATGCGGAGCTTATCGCCAGGCAGGACATCTTCCGCATTAATATCCGTTTCATGACCGTCATGATCCAGCCGTCTGGCGGTTTTGGGGGCAAGGTTCAGAAGCGCAGTAATGGCGCCTGAGGTTTGTTCCCGTGCCCGCAGCTCAAGAACCTGTCCCAGCAGAACAAGCACCGTAATAACTGCTGCGGCTTCAAAATAAACGGCCACCAGGCCATCCATGTTTCTGAACGATGCAGGAAACCAGGAGGGGAAGACGGTTGCAATGACGCTGTAAACCCAGGCTACGCCGGTCCCCATTGCAACAAGGGTAAACATATTCAGGGAGCGGTTACGTAACGACATTCCGGCCCGGGCGAAGAATGGCCAGCCACACCACAACACGACAGGGGAGGCCAGAAGCAGCTGCAGCCATGTGTTGTACTGTGGCGCTACTATATTCCTCAAGTCGGGAAACAGATGAGATCCCATTTCGAGTACCAGAACCGGAAACGCCAGCAACAACCCCAGCCAGAAGCGTCTTGTCATGTCGTGAAGTTCATCACTCGGCCCCGTGGATGCCGTAGCTACGAGCGGCTCCAGTGCCATTCCACAGACAGGACAGCTTCCGGGACCACTGCGGCGTATCTCCGGGTGCATCGGACATGTCCACACACCTTCAGAATTCTCTTTTTCCGCCTGGTGGTGAGGCTGTTTTATCTGATCAGGGCTGACTTCGTGATGATCGTGGTGATGGTGATGGGAATGTTCACTGGCATCTTCGGTAAGATAACGATCGGGATGGGCTTTAAATTTACTCTCACAGCTGGCGGAGCAGAAATAAAGTTGATGGTCCTGGTATCGAATGCTGCTGTGCGCCCTGTCGGGCAGGATGGCCATCCCGCACACGGGATCTCTCACCTTATGCAATACGTGGCCCTCGTCCGGGGATAATGTCTGCTCAGAAGCAGTCTGGTTGTTGTGTTGCACTGCATTGTCATTTTTCACAGTAACTCTCCTTATGCATACCGAAGCATCTTCTGTCTTCAGGGTATGTCATGTCTTCAGGGTATGTCATGGATGCGATTACCACGAATATCGCCGGCACAGGAGTGCCTGCTACCGGCGTCCCGTTATCAGCCGTTCCGCTGACTATTCGATTCGCTGGAAGACTTTTTTACTTCCATCCGGTGAGAATGCGATAACATCGTAAGCCTCTTTTCGGGCTCCCATCTCCATTCCAGGACTTCCTGCTGGCATACCGGGGGTGGCGAGACCGTATATACCCGAACCAGACTGCATTGCCTTATGTATCGTTGTCGCAGGCACATGGCCTTCAATGATCAAATTACCGGCAACCGCGGTATGACAACTTCGTAGTCCTGCAGGAATAGCATGCTTTTCTTTCAGGGCTGACAGCGCCTGATCATTCATGACGTGAGTTCGTACTTCAAACCCGTCTTTTTCCATCGCTTTGCCCCACAGGGAACAACAGCCACAGTTTTCAGATTTGTACATATCAATCACTTTTTCACTCGCCATCGCGGGTAGTGAAAGGCCGAGAGCCAGCGCCATTAGAACCACTTTTTTCATACTCACCTCTGTATATTATCGATATAAACCCTGACGTCAGGGTGAATCAGTAAAGAAGGACACCCACAGGGGGTGCCCTTTCAGGTTCAGGACACGCTTTTTTTATGTCTGCGCAGCCAGATTAATTTGTAGGCGGCAGGAATAATGAACAGGGACAGCAGCGGAGCCGTGATCATCCCACCAATCATGGGTGCCGCGATACGGCTCATGACTTCTGAACCTGCACCGGTTCCCCAGAGTATTGGCAGCAGACCCGCAATGATCACCGCCACGGTCATGGCTTTCGGCCGGACACGCAGTACGGCACCATGATAGAGGGCTTCATCAAGGCCTTCCGGTGTGAACGTCTCTTTACGGGACAATTCCGGGTGCGCTTCAATGGCATGACGCAGATACATCAGCATGACCACGCCAAACTCTGCTGCCACCCCGGCCAGGGCGATAAACCCGGTTCCGGTCGCCACTGACATATGGAAGCCCTGCCAGTACAGGAACCATATCCCGCCAACCAGGGCAAACGGCAGGCTCATCAGGATCAACAGGGCTTCATCAACCCTGCGGAATGCCAGATATAACAGGATGAAGATGATCATCACCGTCATCGGTACCATCAGTTTTAATTTCTTATTGGCGTGCTCGAGTAATTCAAACTGTCCTGAGAATGCCACACTGGTCCCCGGTCTCAGTTTCACTTTCTCACTGATGGCCGTCTTAATATCGTTCACCACCGACACCATGTCCCTGCCGCGGGCATCAACATAAATCCAGCTGGCTGGCCGGGCATTTTCGGTTTTCAGCATGGTTGGTCCGGAAACGACCTTAATATCGGCAACATCGCCCAGCGTAATTTGCTGCTTCATTGGGGTCAGGATTGGCATCTCTCTCAACGCCTGCGGACTGTTACGGTAATCCTGCGGATAGCGAATGTTAATAGGGTACCGGGCCACGCCTTCAACCGTCTCACCCACCATAGCCCCACCGATTGCTGAAGAGACGAACAGCTGGACGTCGCCCACAGTCATCCCGTACCGGGAAGCTTTTTCCCGGTTAATGTCCACATCAATATAACGTCCACCTTCCAGTCGTTCAGCCAGTGCGGAAACCACACCAGGTACGGTTTTAGCGACTGCTTCGATACTCTGTGCTGTTACATCGATATCCGACAGAACAGTACCCGATACCTTAATACCTATCGGACTTTTAATGCCGGTTGAGAGCATATCAATACGGTTACGGATAGGCGGTACCCAGAGGTTGGCCAGACCCGGTAAACGGACGGTCCTGTCGAGTTCTTCAATAATCTTGTCAATCGTCATGCCTGGACGCCACTGATCCTCAGGTTTCAGTTGGATGGTGGTTTCCATCATTTCGAGCGGAGCAGAATCCGTGGCGGTCTCAGCCTTACCGGTCTTGCCAAAAACTGAGGCCACTTCAGGCACCGTTTTGATTAGTTTGTCCGTGGTCTGTAAGAGCGCAGCAGCTTCTCCAGGAGACACGCCAGGTAACGTTGACGGCATATACAACAGGTCACCTTCGTTAATCTTCGGTAAAAACTCGCCGCCCACCTGACTCAGTGGCCAGATAACAGTGAAAATGGATAAAGCCGCAACCAGCAGGGTTGTTTTTGGCCAGTGTAGTACCCTGAGCAGTAACGGGTGATACGCTTTAATCAGCAACCGGTTCAGTGGGTTACTGGTCTCAGCAGGAATTTTCCCGCGGATCCAGAACCCCATCAGAATAGGGATAACAATGATTGCCAGTATGGCTGCACCCGCCATGGAATACGTTTTTGTAAAGGCCAGCGGACCAAACAGACGCCCTTCCTGCCCTTCCAGGGTAAAAATAGGAATGAACGATAATGTGATAATCAGCAGGCTGATAAACAGCGCTGGACCCACTTCAACGGAGGCGTCAGTGATAACCTTCCAGCGGGTGGCATTATCAATCTGTTCCCCGGGATGCTGATGGTCCCACTCCTCAAGCCGTTTATGCGCGTTTTCGATCATGACGATGGCGGCATCCACCATCGCTCCGACGGCTATTGCAATCCCTCCCAGCGACATAATGTTGGCATTCAGCCCCTGGAAGTGCATAACAATGAAGGCGATACACAGGCCAAGTGGCAGAGAAATAATCGCCACCAGGGCAGAACGGACATGCCAGAGGAACAGTGCGCAAACGACAGCAACAACGATAAACTCTTCAAGAAGCTTGTAACTGAGGTTGTCAATCGCGCGATCGATTAACTGGCTGCGATCGTATGTCGTTACGATCTCCACTCCTTCAGGCAGGCTGGCCTTCAGCGTGTCCAGTTTATCCCTCACCGCCGTGATGACTTCGCGTGCATTTTTGCCCGAACGCAGGATCACCACGCCGCCAGCGACTTCGCCCTGACCATTAAGCTCAGCGATACCACGCCGCATTTCCGGCCCCATTTGTACGCGGGCAACATCACGGAGGTAAACAGGTACTCCGTTTTCCCCCGTTTTCAGGACGATATTTTTAAAATCATCAATAGTCTGAAGATAACCGCTGGCCCGGACCATATACTCTGACTCAGCAATTTCAACAGATGAGCCACCGGCTTCCTGGTTAGATGAGCTAAGAGCTTGTTTTACTTCTGGCAGGCTGATGCCGTACTGCGTCAGTTTTACCGGGTCAAGCTGGATCTGATACTGCTTAACCACGCCGCCTACGGATGCAACTTCAGCGACATTAGGAATGGTTTTCAGTTCAAATTTCAGGAACCAGTCCTGCAGAGAACGAAGTTCTGACAGATCGTGTTTTCCGCTGTGATCGACCAGGGCATATTCAAATATCCAGCCCACCCCCGTGGCATCAGGGCCAATCTCAGAACTTACGCCGGCAGGCAGTTTTCCCTGAACCTGATTCAGGTATTCCAGGACTCGGGACCGGGCCCAGTACAGATCAGTGCCATCTTCAAAAATGACATACACATACGAATCCCCGAACTGTGAAAAACCACGCACGGTTTTTGCGCCAGGCACGGATAGCATGGTGGTGGTAAGTGGATAGGTGACCTGGTTTTCTACAATCTGCGGGGCCTGGCCGGGATAGCTGGTTTTGATAATGACCTGTACATCTGACAGGTCAGGCAAGGCATCGACCGGCGTGTTAATAATCGTCCATGTACCCCAGATGCTGAGAAACAAGGCCCCCATCATGACCAGGAAACGGTTGGCGACAGAGCGCCGGATAATCCATTCAATCATCGTCGTCTCCTCAGTGCCCTGAATGCATATTTACAGGCTGGTCAGACACTGCTGGCATACTGCTTTCTGTTTTTTCAGGGTGGCGCATACGTTCCAGCGCGCCCGTAATATTGGCTTCGGAGTCAATGAGGAACAGGCCACTGACCACCACGATATCGCCTTCATTCAGGCCGGAACCGATGCCGGACTGTTGCTGTGATTCATGCAGAACGTGGATCTGTTTCGGCACAAACTTGCCTTCATCATCAACAGTAATCACACGCTGTTCTTTGCCAGTATCGATAACGGCCTGGCTTGGTATCAGCAGCATCTCCTGGCTCTTGGTATTCAGTTTCAGATAGGCATTCATGCCCGGTTTCAGGAGTTCATCTTTGTTAGTGACCTGCAGACGAACCTGCAGCGTGCGGGTTGTCTGGTCCACACTCGGCAGAATGTTCCATTTTTCGACATGAAACGTTTTATCCGGATATGCCGGGACCGAGATTTCAAATTGCGACGTATCTTTCAGCAGATAGGCAATTGATTCAGGAACTGCGGCACTGATCCAGACCGGATCCATCCCCTGAATCTGCGCCACTACTTTATCTTTCGAAATATTCATTCCGGTACGCAGGTCAAACGCTGTAATAACACCGTCTATAGGAGCTTTAATGGTAAAACGGGTCTGGATGCTCCGGGTAGAACGCAGTCTCTGAATATCCTCTTCCGGCATACCTGCCAGGCGAAGCCGTTCCAGAACGCCTTTAATTTGCGTGGAAGTACCGCCGGTGCTGGATAACAAAAGGAATTCACTCTGTGCTTCCACCCAGTCCGGAATGGTAATATCGATAAGTGGCGTACCCTTCTTCACATGATCGCCAGTCGTCATGGGGTAGACTTTTTCGACAAACCCGTCAGAACGCGCCTGCACAATAACAAACTGATACTCGTTATAGCTGACATTAGCCGGGATTGTCTGGGAATAATTCAACATACCACGCGTGACTTTTTGCGTTTTTAATCCCAGGTTCTGAACCTGAGTTGGATCAATACGGATCCCGCTACTGCTGCTCTCGCCGCTTTCATCAGCATATTTAGGCACCAGGTCCATATCCATAAAGGGAGATTTTCCGGGTTTATCAAATTTGGTATCCGGTTTCATTGGGTCATACCAGAAAAGCACCTTTCGTTCCGGTGCCTTTTGTTCTGTTTTTTCTGTCTTTTGTGCTGAGTTTACATACTGCCAGGCAGTAACCGATATCAGCCCCCCTGCTATGAGGCTGCTGATAATTATTGCAGCATATTTTATCTTTAAAGAAGCCATACAATTTTCCGCTAAAAAATCAAAACACCTGGCATATGCGCCTGACGGTTAACTCACACATATACCTATGTGAATGTACAGGCGCACAGGATGTAATCGCTCCGGACAGCCAATCAGGACTGCGTCACGTTAATGCTTTTAAGTAAAGAAATATTACCCTGCTGAATAAACGAGAAATCAACGTGGCTGCCAGTTTTCAGGGCATTAATAGCGTCGTCTGCATTAACAAAAGTGAAGCGCATGGTCATTGCAGGCCAGCCCACATCAGGGATAGCTTCGTGCGAAATGGTGATTTTTTTACTATTCATATCAATGGCTTTAACGACACCGGAGCCCCTGATAACCTGCTGTACCGAAGCGTCACTGGCAGCATTCATATCACCATGCTGATGTGTTTCAGCATGAAGACCGGCAGAAAATATGACAGAGAAGGCACCAAATAAAACGGCTTTAAATGAATTACGCATTTTAAATTTCCTGATTAATTAAATAAATTTACTCTACCCAACCGCCACCCAGTGCGGTAAACAGATTAATTTCGTTAACCTGCCGGGAATAGGTAAGATCGAGAATGGTTTGCTGCGTAGCGAAGAGAGAACGCTCTGCATCCAGCACTTCAATGTAACTGACAGCACCACTGGAATATAATCCTCTGGCACGCTGGAGAGTTATCTGAAGTGAATCAAGATAACGCTGCTGTGACTCAAGTTGCTGGCTAAGGCTGTCGCGCAGCGCAAGCGTGTCGGAAACATCCTTAAAGGCTGACTGAATTTTTTGTTCGTAATTAACCACCGACTGTTGCTGGCGAATTTCAGCCAGCTTCAGATTGGCTTTATTCCTGCCAGCATTAAATATAGGAATTTCAATTTTAGGGATAAAATTCCACATTCCACTTCCTGACGTAAACAGGCTGGACAGCTCCGTACTGCTTGCGGAAAGACCACTGGTCAGGGTAATTGAGGGGAAAAAGGCCGCTCGCGCTGCGCCAATATTGGCATCAGCCGCTTTCAGCTGATATTCCGCTTCCATAATATCCGGTCGCTGCAGCAAAATTTGTGAAGACAGATTTGGTGGCAATTTTACTGGGGCTATCTCCCCGCCTTTCATCCCTTTTTCTGACGGAAGTGCGCGGTACGTTCCCAGCACCAGTTGCAGGGCATTGTTTGCCTGAGCCAGATCGCCTTCTCGTTTGGCTATTTCGGCGCGGGTACTTTCGATTTGTCCTCGCGCCTGTTCAAGTGCCAGAACGTTCGTACTCCCGGTCACGAGCTGCTGCTCAACGAAAGCATAGGACTGTTGATAATTTTTCAGCGTTTCCCGCGCAATACGAAGTTGTTCGTACGCCAGTTGCTGGCTGAAATAGCTTTGTGAAACGTTGGATACCAGAAGGATGTGTACGGCCCGACGGGCTTCTTCGCTGGCAAAGTAGTTCTGGCGATCAGCATCACTCATGTTCTTAAGTTTGCCGAAAAAATCGAGCTCATAACTGAACTCCAGACCTGCGTCGTACTCCTGTGTGGTCGGCTTGTCACCTTTCAGACCACCGCTGTATGTGATCCCGGATGAGGCATTCAGCTGGGGATAACGATCTGCATCCGTGACGTTGAACTGGGCCCGGGCCTCTTCAACCTTCAGTGCAGCCATTCTCAAATCACGGTTATTAGTCAGGGCTTCAGTAATCAGCCGGGTGACCTGGGGATCGACAAAAAAGTTACGCCAGCCCGTATCCTGATAGCCATTCACCGCTGGCGTCAGGCTGTTACGGGACAGTGAAAACTGCTGGGGTACCGGTGCTGCCGGACGCTGATATTCAGGCGCCAGAGAGACACAACCAG belongs to Hafnia alvei and includes:
- a CDS encoding peptidoglycan DD-metalloendopeptidase family protein, with product MYSTDIVKENAYLSASRSGLESNEIATLQRSLPSRFNLRHLKKNESLKLVLQKKAGKSRVVTYKFTSGSFNYTAYRISDKKFYNLSDTSGKGSLDYPLPATARLSSPFNPARLNPVSGKVSPHNGIDYSMPMNTKIVSVIDGKITRTEYNSTMGYFVEVTGKAGVKTRYLHLNKILVTKGARVTRGGAIALSGNSGRSSGPHLHYELVINNNPVNSLAFRAAAPADNKLEQHAFAHARDYERYLD
- a CDS encoding DUF2933 domain-containing protein, whose amino-acid sequence is MKSTTYALIAVAAIAAFALLREHWSHVAGYWPYLLLLVCPLMHLFHGHGDHQHHDGGNDKKN
- the silP gene encoding Ag(+)-translocating P-type ATPase SilP — translated: MKNDNAVQHNNQTASEQTLSPDEGHVLHKVRDPVCGMAILPDRAHSSIRYQDHQLYFCSASCESKFKAHPDRYLTEDASEHSHHHHHDHHEVSPDQIKQPHHQAEKENSEGVWTCPMHPEIRRSGPGSCPVCGMALEPLVATASTGPSDELHDMTRRFWLGLLLAFPVLVLEMGSHLFPDLRNIVAPQYNTWLQLLLASPVVLWCGWPFFARAGMSLRNRSLNMFTLVAMGTGVAWVYSVIATVFPSWFPASFRNMDGLVAVYFEAAAVITVLVLLGQVLELRAREQTSGAITALLNLAPKTARRLDHDGHETDINAEDVLPGDKLRIRPGESIPVDGIVIEGKTTVDESMVTGESMPVTKTKGDPVIGGTINQTGSLIIRAEKVGDETMLSRIVQMVADAQRSRAPIQRMADSVSGWFVPLVILIAVVAFVIWSVWGPEPRMAHGLIAAVSVLIIACPCALGLATPMSIMVGVGKGAQAGVLIRNAEALERLEKVDTLVVDKTGTLTEGSPTVTGIISLNPGGETSLLRVTAAVEKGSQHPLGMAVVKAAQEKEIAIPAVTHFDAPSGKGVSGDVEGQRVVIGNELAMQENSIVIDNQKAVADTLRMEGATVIYVATDGHLAGLIAISDPVKATTPDALKALRQAGIRIVMLTGDNQLTAEAVARKLGIDEVEAGILPDGKKAVITRLKASGHVVAMAGDGVNDAPALAAADVGIAMGTGTDVAIESAGVTLLKGDLMILNRARHLSEITMKNIRQNLFFAFIYNALGVPVAAGLLYPVYGILLSPVIAAAAMALSSVSVIVNALRLKSVRLGK
- a CDS encoding DUF411 domain-containing protein, which produces MKKVVLMALALGLSLPAMASEKVIDMYKSENCGCCSLWGKAMEKDGFEVRTHVMNDQALSALKEKHAIPAGLRSCHTAVAGNLIIEGHVPATTIHKAMQSGSGIYGLATPGMPAGSPGMEMGARKEAYDVIAFSPDGSKKVFQRIE
- the silA gene encoding Cu(+)/Ag(+) efflux RND transporter permease subunit SilA; its protein translation is MIEWIIRRSVANRFLVMMGALFLSIWGTWTIINTPVDALPDLSDVQVIIKTSYPGQAPQIVENQVTYPLTTTMLSVPGAKTVRGFSQFGDSYVYVIFEDGTDLYWARSRVLEYLNQVQGKLPAGVSSEIGPDATGVGWIFEYALVDHSGKHDLSELRSLQDWFLKFELKTIPNVAEVASVGGVVKQYQIQLDPVKLTQYGISLPEVKQALSSSNQEAGGSSVEIAESEYMVRASGYLQTIDDFKNIVLKTGENGVPVYLRDVARVQMGPEMRRGIAELNGQGEVAGGVVILRSGKNAREVITAVRDKLDTLKASLPEGVEIVTTYDRSQLIDRAIDNLSYKLLEEFIVVAVVCALFLWHVRSALVAIISLPLGLCIAFIVMHFQGLNANIMSLGGIAIAVGAMVDAAIVMIENAHKRLEEWDHQHPGEQIDNATRWKVITDASVEVGPALFISLLIITLSFIPIFTLEGQEGRLFGPLAFTKTYSMAGAAILAIIVIPILMGFWIRGKIPAETSNPLNRLLIKAYHPLLLRVLHWPKTTLLVAALSIFTVIWPLSQVGGEFLPKINEGDLLYMPSTLPGVSPGEAAALLQTTDKLIKTVPEVASVFGKTGKAETATDSAPLEMMETTIQLKPEDQWRPGMTIDKIIEELDRTVRLPGLANLWVPPIRNRIDMLSTGIKSPIGIKVSGTVLSDIDVTAQSIEAVAKTVPGVVSALAERLEGGRYIDVDINREKASRYGMTVGDVQLFVSSAIGGAMVGETVEGVARYPINIRYPQDYRNSPQALREMPILTPMKQQITLGDVADIKVVSGPTMLKTENARPASWIYVDARGRDMVSVVNDIKTAISEKVKLRPGTSVAFSGQFELLEHANKKLKLMVPMTVMIIFILLYLAFRRVDEALLILMSLPFALVGGIWFLYWQGFHMSVATGTGFIALAGVAAEFGVVMLMYLRHAIEAHPELSRKETFTPEGLDEALYHGAVLRVRPKAMTVAVIIAGLLPILWGTGAGSEVMSRIAAPMIGGMITAPLLSLFIIPAAYKLIWLRRHKKSVS
- the silB gene encoding Cu(+)/Ag(+) efflux RND transporter periplasmic adaptor subunit SilB translates to MASLKIKYAAIIISSLIAGGLISVTAWQYVNSAQKTEKTEQKAPERKVLFWYDPMKPDTKFDKPGKSPFMDMDLVPKYADESGESSSSGIRIDPTQVQNLGLKTQKVTRGMLNYSQTIPANVSYNEYQFVIVQARSDGFVEKVYPMTTGDHVKKGTPLIDITIPDWVEAQSEFLLLSSTGGTSTQIKGVLERLRLAGMPEEDIQRLRSTRSIQTRFTIKAPIDGVITAFDLRTGMNISKDKVVAQIQGMDPVWISAAVPESIAYLLKDTSQFEISVPAYPDKTFHVEKWNILPSVDQTTRTLQVRLQVTNKDELLKPGMNAYLKLNTKSQEMLLIPSQAVIDTGKEQRVITVDDEGKFVPKQIHVLHESQQQSGIGSGLNEGDIVVVSGLFLIDSEANITGALERMRHPEKTESSMPAVSDQPVNMHSGH
- the cusF gene encoding cation efflux system protein CusF, whose product is MRNSFKAVLFGAFSVIFSAGLHAETHQHGDMNAASDASVQQVIRGSGVVKAIDMNSKKITISHEAIPDVGWPAMTMRFTFVNADDAINALKTGSHVDFSFIQQGNISLLKSINVTQS
- the silC gene encoding Cu(+)/Ag(+) efflux RND transporter outer membrane channel SilC; protein product: MFKLKLLSISTIFILAGCVSLAPEYQRPAAPVPQQFSLSRNSLTPAVNGYQDTGWRNFFVDPQVTRLITEALTNNRDLRMAALKVEEARAQFNVTDADRYPQLNASSGITYSGGLKGDKPTTQEYDAGLEFSYELDFFGKLKNMSDADRQNYFASEEARRAVHILLVSNVSQSYFSQQLAYEQLRIARETLKNYQQSYAFVEQQLVTGSTNVLALEQARGQIESTRAEIAKREGDLAQANNALQLVLGTYRALPSEKGMKGGEIAPVKLPPNLSSQILLQRPDIMEAEYQLKAADANIGAARAAFFPSITLTSGLSASSTELSSLFTSGSGMWNFIPKIEIPIFNAGRNKANLKLAEIRQQQSVVNYEQKIQSAFKDVSDTLALRDSLSQQLESQQRYLDSLQITLQRARGLYSSGAVSYIEVLDAERSLFATQQTILDLTYSRQVNEINLFTALGGGWVE